The genomic segment TAGTACCTGGCTGGTGTAGACATCATAAATTGGGAACACTAAAGCTGGCCTGTTGGTAATGTCGAAGCCGAGCTGGTTGGATAGAGCTATAAGTACATTGCTCATTTTAGCTGAGACTTCTGGGACCGAAGTGAACAACTGCGATTGGTATGCTGCATCGAAGACCGGGCAGTTGTTTAAAGCCATGTTCTGAAAGTTTGACTCATTTACCTATGGATTATGGTTGTATACAGCTATAGTCGtatcaattgaaaaaaataattttaaatctgatAGACCCTTGTCTATCagacttaaattatttttttaaattcccgctcgattcccgatttttttcatctcattattattttcaacaagtTTAGTTTGTTAGACAtgttaaaaaacccccgactttcaatattcattccGCTACAACTtatgaacggctgaaccgattttgatcaaacatatatgAGAACCACcgtataaaaattagctatcaaataaaaaaatcgcatccaaatcggttcgcccgttgatgagctatggtgccacgtacacagacagacagtcacACTTAGCTGTTAAACTAATAACACTCTTCTTCTTGCATCGgggattaaaatattttacttctattcaaattaaaaacaattaggGGTCCTAATAGGCGCTGTAACGAGAGAAAGAACATTATAtgtaactagctgcgccccgaggcttcaCTCCCGTTTGAATTACGGCAATTATAAAGAATcccatgtgttatttcaggttatattctacccgcataccaaatttcaattcGTCCaattagattttgcgtgaaagagtaacaaacatacacaaattcacatacacacaaacattcgcatttataatagaattattaatttagtataatttttttatttaaattaatttagtatttgttatttagttttaatttttaattttacttatagtACCgactttatattaaactactttgtgtaaatacttttattcttttagtCCATTAGATTAAGTTCTGTTCttatgtaatgaataaaaaaataattattgataatttattatattattaataatttacgaatacgtagattttgtttttttcctcGATACAATTCTagtactattataaataaaattttatatatctgagacagtgctcttaaccaTATTGTACTTACAAAATCATACTTCACAGGCACAGTGGTATACGGTACGGGTTCCCAAGCAAGCTTGGGGTTCCACGTTTCACCAGCTGGGGGGTAGATAGCAGCCAGAGCAGTTAGAATGGTCATCTTAGTTCTGGTTATGTCTGTTGATCTGAAATGTAGACAGGAATCGGGATAAAGTCCTCCCATTGAAACGTTATATAGCGCGgcctaataaatattacacctaaaccttccttagaaTTCTCACTATCTATCGGTGAAagccgcatgaaaatccgtacagtcgtttttgagtttatcgcaaacaggcGCGGCTgaggaatttgttttatacaatgaAAGGATATGTGCTATAGGCCGCCTTTtggttatataattatttacctattttttattatttcattttaatttttcagaaaattaggactttacaaataaaaacatgataataGCGGAATTAGAAACACTAAACCACTAAACAAGTTTtcacaaatatgtataaatagacCAGATTTTGCCCTCGGCTTGGACCGCGTGAATTTCcaacgggaacatttatttttcctggatgaaagataccctatgtccttcgcTATACTTAAATCTACGTATGTGCAAAATTGCAACCTGATTGATTGAGAAGATAGAAAGCGAGAatgaacaaacttactttcgcaattataatattatagttacgCTAAATTTAAGttgtacaatacaataatgaggaaaaaaacataataagtatCAATCAAGGAGAAGACAGAAGAAGTAACTAAaaagatagagagagagagagagagaatgatGTTGTAACCAACCTGATATAAACTTCGGATCTGTTGTAGTGTGGCGATAAAAGTTCATTGTAGCGTTGCCTGATATGCTGGCCTAGTCTATAGGCAGATCTTTTGCCAGgctgaaataaagaaaagaattATCAAGAGTTTACCCAGAGCACACTTCAAAACGGAATTCTTCTAAACAGAAGTAAATCATCTGGCTCGTACTAATTATGCTTAGCATGCATAGATAAAGGAcagaattaaaaagtattgttgTTTTATCATTGGACACAGTTGCCACAATCTACTAAACGAAATACGGTGCCCACTAAAGTCCGTCTAGTAAATTGTGACTACATATTGTACAAAAGAAATTAAGTTCTTTGTGCAGTGCAGCATAATTTGTCCAAgctagatttaaaaaaaaaatgcttttactTAACAGAAATTGATAGAAATATGATAGTGGCGCTTGGGATTATCTACGGAAAAGTACGACTATAGTTTAAGTGagagttgcatcagtcaattttaacctgcgcattgctgatgtttagacaaaatggcatacttttTTTGTGCACgccaaagttgacggtgcaaccgaCTGTAAGTTTAAGTTTTTGAGTTGATGTTGACTATATTCAAGACGAGTGAGAATCGGTCGGGACTTGGGACGCCATTAGTGCCTAACCCTATGTCAAGCAGTAGACTGATGATGGTGAGAAATTCAACggtaaaaattgaaatatcttACAAGTGTAAGCTGTCCGTAACCGTAGGGTGCTGTCAATGCTTCCAAAGCTTCAACGTCGGTCGAGTATGATACAGTCGACTCCACAGGGGTCCTATCTCCATGTCTGTGTATCTGAAAATtgtgttcaaattcaaattcaaattcaaaattctttattcaattcaggatgatatacatcacttattgacgtcaaaaattacttaaactaagtctactgccggcttccaaagcgcaggtgaagaagaagcggcgcaacaaacttcaccgcagccttttctccaaggacgtcaattaacaaatataggtcttatacatatattaaaaattaggaggacgaatttacatcattattattattacatcattattattgtgtacttacattgttatattactgataaaaaattatacataaatttatatttaaaaaatggtaagcccttctggcataatagggaccaacactgtttgaatgagtttctttcaacacaattttgaagcagatgcctacaaccatagataaaagcaATATATCCTGAAAATTTGTACACATATttagattcaaattcaaattcaaaattcaaattcaaaacatttattcagaaattagaccttcacaggcactttttctcgtcaatcttttttatttatagttatttcccacaaactacaaactactggaatttcggaacgaccactgctgagaagaaatgccgaaagaaactcatttgaacagtgttggtcaaatgagtttctttcggcatttctttgTGAAGGTCTAAGTCTTAGTTTGGgtgataatgcattattatgatagcatgacctgatgatgCACCCAGATTTTGATAAGatgtgggaactcctcaatggaCATGATTTGATCCATCAAATTGAGTGCATGAGATCTctcagaataaataaaaaaatatatgtatagataaatcacacagagttagccccaaagttagtGCAAGACTTGTGATACGGGATACATTAACCAAGCATAcaaggtcaatctgaaaaagatcactttccatgttgacctgaccggggatcgaactcgggacctccagtgcagcagtccggcatgatgaccattatgCGCGTCTTAACTAATAAGTTATTCCTACTTCTTTTTTAACACTCCAGTCAGATTtgattcaagtcgcctaaaggcatatgACATGCCTTATACGACTAtctaccgacatctagtggcaagtagacTTATATATACACTAGTGAACATAAAGtgagcaggtttcctcacgatgtgtTCCTTcacggaagcaagtggtggtctataaaaactactatacatgaatcagattggtatgcgACCTCATGTGgaacgagtaggattcgaacctgggacctatcGATTTCAAGCGGACGGTGGTCTTAACCACAGGACCACAACCGCTTCGTTAGGACATTGGTTTAACATAGCAAAATTCTTACCAAGAAGCTCATAATTAGTTCGGTGCCCTCGGTGACGTCATCACGATGAAGACCAGCGTTGGTCTGACTCCAGATCACTAGCAGTATAAGAATTGACTTCAACATTGTTGCCTTCACCTTCTACCGCTAATGATGGTGAAGAACTTTTgtcaaatgtttatatatctTCTTTTATCTCTTAGAGATAgcaattttactattattaatcatggataatttataacttttacgTATAAATGGATTATTGATggctgtaatatttttttatgtttaattaattgtttttcatataattaatctttatttaccatgtaataatttaaaaaaataaaatgaatatatatgtCAAACTTGAATACAAAAAACAGCTATATTTGGCAGCTGTATTAGGtctttttgtataatgtacattatgttactgtaaaaacACGAACTACCGTAAATCCCAAGATATTCcagtaaaacctaagatttaccaactctTAATGGTAAAAGTGCGAACAATTTTGTGATTCGAACTTTTACCCACCATTCACAtggtaaatcttaagatttacatcgaaggcacggtaaatgttgagaaaataattttacttttgttattttttactatttaagaagtattttaaaggttataccttacctttaaagtatattaaatttaaaagtgaaaaacatttataaataaaaatacttaccaaatgaaaataatttaaaataggtacggatttgactaattacttagttaattaattactctcataattataatacctacataaaaatatgtaaggttttgactgaaaaataaatgattaataagaatgaatcattgttttattcccaaaaccaacatttaccagCCGTCAGTAGCAAAACCTAGCATATACTAAATTCCAATGGCAAAAgcccaaaattaaaaatccttacatttaccaacccataccggtaaatcctaagattttctgaaaaaacctaagatttacctgtatacggacttttacagtaacaaatatgttgtttaaataattattctactAATAATTACTCTAAATAccacattatttaaattaaataacactcTCTGTATTACTCAAACAAAGGTAGACTTttagaaataatgtttttagcgTTAGGTCGGCTattgtacttttataaattgtatatttaagcaaaaaatcttttttttaatatcctgtattttgtgtcccactgctgggtaaaggCCTACCCTTCTGTCTTCCAAAGGTCTCTATCCTGAGCCATTTGTTGCCAACCACGATACCTGTCCTAAATCATCCCGCCATCTACTCGTAGTTCGTGGTCTACGAAGCGCAGGCGTCGAGGCCTGCGCTTTTCGGGAACCCAATTTGTGGTGATCTATGCCCATCTCCCTGGCGGCATTCGGCAAACATGCCCCGCCCAATTCCACTTGAGCCTTGCTGTCTTGGCGCCCACGTCAATGATCCGGGTTTTGGCGGGTAAATCTGTGTTTCTCACCCTATCAATTCTGCGAACACTTAGTATGCTGTGTTCCATTGCCCGTTGGCAgaccttaaaaaataaaagcaataaatcttaaagaaataaaattagcaaCTGTAAATTTGGACAATTTACCGCATCAATAATCACATATAAGTGAttcatgatttatatttttttggtcgCGCTCTATATTGCCAATTTGCGGAATTTACCTTTGTCTCTTGATGAAATTTCATGATTCAactgttttaaatttgatatttgttGCTAAATTTTAACCAGTAGTTTGGGACATTCTTgtaaaattggaaaattttcaacattaaatggtcatatattattttatcccgTGGACTTTAAAGTTTCCTCGTTTCCCAGATTCAAAGGACCATCGACCCggatattttatgttaattttaacctaatATCTGTACACATTCCTGAAAAAAGGGTctagacagacggacaacgaagtgatcctaaatttacattctttttgaggtaaaaaatacaatgataCAATGAtagtgtaattaaataaagcaaaaCAGGTTTTCATGagttttctaaattattttaatttaaatctggATATAGTGTTTGGATCAAAATCACATTAtgtaagaaaaacaaaatcgagtaaatattacaatgagTAAACCCGCGAAAGAATGCTTGTATGTAAGTAGTTCTTTTTTACGTCTCATGAACTATGAATGGTTAACGTATGTGGGAAgcatgaaagaaataaaattaatccttTTATCGTATCTAATCCTAGAAAATTACGATTGTTGAAAACGGAGCcaagttttataaaacttgtacataataaattactcgCCTAAGTCTTCCTCTCGAATCACACGTTCGGTAAATTATGAGTTTATCGCGCTcacagacaaacatacagacagatacgACAAGGGAACttctttttatacaatatgtaaggattatttttgctgaaaaatgtaatacttATTGTAGTTCTTAAAGCTTCTCCTACACTGTTGTTTCTCTTCATACAGACCTCGGTGGGCAGgtagtaaagtgcttgcccctgtaccgagaggtcccgggttcgattcccggtcgggttatgatggcAAATAATGTTTTGGCCCCGGTCATggatgtttaattatatattatgtatttttttataaaatatagtatcgttgagttagtatcccataacacaagactcgaacttactttagggctagctcaatcagtgtgatttatcctaatatattattaattgtcttaatatttatttcatagtcatatttccTCATCGCTGAAGATCGTGgccattacatggaatgaaacacacacaacaactttcttggcattattattgGAGTGgcttgccattgccttctccattgcacacacaagttaataatcaaccggtgtgcaggtttcctcagtatgttttccttcgccgaaagcaagtggtggtctgtgaaaactactatattatGAGTCAGTTTGGTTTACAAacacatgtggcacgagtaggagcatgagacctttcgatccacaggagAAGATGCCCGATCTTAACCTTTACACCGCCGCCGCTTCATTGGGAAATAAATAGCTACGTacctaaaattaaagtaaatcgcaatagctataatatatattatattgatgcCAAATCACTCGGCCACAATTTTAGAACTTGGCTGTAAACTCAACCATAAACCATcttgataacattttttgtgaATGTGAAAAGACCGACAGAACTTgcattatcattatatattatggtaTTAGAAATGAAGGCGTGTTTATTAGGTTAATGTTATCACTTCACTTGGAATTGTCACGGGGGCGTGATGTGTTTATATAACACTTTGTTAATATGGACTGTCTGTAAAGTAGCTGATTGTAAATTCATTTGTTTCTTTAAGGTTTTTCACTTAAGGTCTATAAAACCTAGCCTaggcttttattttatatcggCTCCACAATGTCGTgaaacagtttgccaaactttgacggattcggtatacattgctggtttttaattgctgtaaataaaatctttcatactaactacgcgatgttcacgcattcgcgtcggcgtttggcgacagtgtggagctcgCATTAAATCCTTTTAcactattataatttttattcgcGTTATCGAAAACCACTTAGCGAGAAAGTATTTATggatattataattgttaacTTTTTCCTTACATGGGACATATTGCATGTCAGGAAAATCTTCCGAACGGAGCTCGATCGCAGTACAGACAATAATTTTGTGTCTATCCAAAATGTACACTGCAAccgtatttattattcttcttcttcttcattttcttttggaaataagaataatattttattcgtaCGTCCTCATAATGTTTTACGTCATAAATACAGCGTAACATAATTTTCGTCCACAATCAGAGaccaaaattattcaataaaattgcggctccgttgttttctatataggttttgacattgacgagCGGTGACGTACGTctaaacttcatacaatttctacgttgttctgcgttgatccgtctAGCAACGGAAGACGACGCGACGGAGCGTAACGTACATGGGTACGGTAAAAACCTATATAGAAAACAACcgcaatttttttgaataattttgggTCATCTCTGATTGTGTAATTGTGgacgaaaattatattacgcTGTATTTATGACGTAAAACATTATGAGGACGTGCCTATAGAggcatatatatatgtagggCATATATATGTAGGGCATATATGTGTAGGGCATATATATGTAGGGCATATATGTGTAGGGCATATATATGTAGGGCATATATGTGTAGGGCATATATGTGTAGGGCATATATGTGTAGGGCATATATATGTAGGGCATATATGTGTAGGGCATATATATGTAGGGCATATATGTGTAGGGCATATATGTGTAGGGCATATATGTGTAGGGCATATATGTGTAGGGCATATATGTGTAGGGCATATATGTGTAGGGCATATATGTGTAGGGCATATATGTGTAGGGCATATATGTGTAGGGCATATATGTGTAGGGCATATATGTGTAGGGCATATATGTGTAGGGCATATATGTGTAGGGCATATATGTGTAGGGCATATATGTGTAGGGCATATATGTGTAGGGCATATATGTGTAGGGCATATATATGTAGGGCATATATGTGTAGGGCATATATGTGTAGGGCATATATGTGTAGGGCATATATATGTAGGGCATATATGTGTAGGGCATATATATGTAGGGCATATATGTGTAGGGCATATATGTGTAGGGCATATATGTGTAGGGCATATATGTGTAGGGCATATATGTGTAGGGCATATATGTGTAGGGCATATATGTGTAGGGCATATATGTGTAGGGCATATATGTGTAGGGCATATATGTGTAGGGCATATATGTGTAGGGCATATA from the Plodia interpunctella isolate USDA-ARS_2022_Savannah chromosome 20, ilPloInte3.2, whole genome shotgun sequence genome contains:
- the LOC128678627 gene encoding prostatic acid phosphatase-like translates to MLKSILILLVIWSQTNAGLHRDDVTEGTELIMSFLIHRHGDRTPVESTVSYSTDVEALEALTAPYGYGQLTLPGKRSAYRLGQHIRQRYNELLSPHYNRSEVYIRSTDITRTKMTILTALAAIYPPAGETWNPKLAWEPVPYTTVPVKYDFNMALNNCPVFDAAYQSQLFTSVPEVSAKMSNVLIALSNQLGFDITNRPALVFPIYDVYTSQRNLGLKLTPELEDIFGLIEEAASESIALIFGLDEYIPLQAGVLLKEFYTYADLAISGEDTPRLRLYSAHDFNVYSFEAVTKVNRQGVPKYASAYTLELRKVTSTGKYVVLPVYLPSPREEVVYLQVEGCDVLCDYDQFVALTEGNSRDIDSWRDECGFTEDLVVDGSSED